From Acinetobacter lwoffii, a single genomic window includes:
- a CDS encoding metallophosphoesterase family protein, whose protein sequence is MILHLSDLHFGTEKPECLEAIRHFCQTHPLEAVVISGDLTQRARLGQFFACKKFLDQLNTPYMVIPGNHDIPLYHLWNRLFNPFTRYQIFFGELEPIFETENFYLIGVNSIRRRYHTKGHLSLEQIQRIDLTLAQAPASKLKIIVSHQPFYVPFQNKRGFKDSPLMAKIALEAWAEHGLFAVLHGHLHQPAIYDLNQMFGLGMDHPVYDVHAGTSASNRLHKDEPNSFNLIDATGKISQYLFDEVAQAFMLKADLPNK, encoded by the coding sequence ATGATCCTGCATCTGTCTGATCTGCATTTTGGAACAGAGAAGCCGGAGTGTTTAGAAGCGATTCGGCATTTCTGTCAGACCCATCCACTTGAAGCCGTCGTCATCAGTGGTGACCTGACTCAGCGCGCACGTTTGGGTCAATTCTTTGCCTGCAAAAAATTTTTAGATCAGCTCAATACGCCTTATATGGTGATCCCGGGGAATCATGATATTCCGCTCTATCATTTGTGGAATCGGCTTTTCAATCCATTTACCCGTTACCAGATTTTTTTTGGTGAATTGGAGCCAATATTTGAAACTGAAAATTTTTATCTGATTGGGGTGAATTCGATCCGACGTCGATATCATACCAAAGGGCATTTATCCCTTGAGCAGATTCAGCGTATTGACCTGACGCTGGCGCAGGCGCCTGCTTCCAAATTAAAAATCATTGTCAGCCATCAGCCTTTTTATGTGCCTTTTCAAAATAAGCGCGGTTTCAAGGACAGCCCATTGATGGCCAAAATTGCTTTAGAGGCCTGGGCAGAGCATGGTCTGTTTGCGGTGTTACATGGGCATCTGCATCAACCGGCGATTTATGATTTGAATCAGATGTTCGGATTGGGGATGGATCATCCTGTATATGATGTACATGCAGGGACTTCTGCGTCAAATCGTCTACATAAAGATGAACCGAACAGCTTTAATCTGATTGATGCCACAGGAAAAATTTCTCAATATTTATTCGATGAAGTGGCACAAGCCTTTATGTTGAAGGCTGATCTGCCGAATAAATAG
- a CDS encoding copper resistance protein NlpE, with protein MKKLTLTAAIAVVLAGALTACSKPNDNEPMSNNAQPSPAMMEQNNADTSVNRADSAETSLDWAGEYEGVFPCADCEGIKVELDLNPDKTYELNEEYLGKAGNNETETKGSFSFDPQDPSIITLDNKAENRKFFVGENFVEAREMKSGKKIDSNLNYKLVKKSAS; from the coding sequence ATGAAAAAATTAACGCTTACTGCTGCGATAGCAGTCGTTCTTGCAGGAGCTTTAACCGCCTGTTCAAAGCCCAATGATAATGAGCCGATGAGTAATAATGCTCAACCCAGCCCAGCCATGATGGAGCAAAATAACGCGGATACTAGTGTGAACCGTGCTGATAGCGCAGAAACTTCGCTAGATTGGGCAGGTGAATACGAAGGTGTTTTTCCTTGTGCTGACTGTGAAGGGATTAAGGTCGAGTTAGATCTCAATCCGGATAAAACCTATGAGCTAAATGAGGAATATTTAGGTAAAGCTGGAAATAATGAGACGGAAACTAAAGGTAGTTTCAGTTTTGACCCTCAAGATCCTTCAATCATCACATTAGATAACAAAGCTGAAAACCGTAAATTCTTTGTTGGTGAAAATTTTGTTGAAGCACGCGAGATGAAATCAGGTAAAAAAATCGACAGTAATTTAAATTATAAATTAGTTAAAAAGTCCGCATCATAA
- a CDS encoding 3-oxoacyl-ACP reductase gives MQIRDQIVLVTGGARGLGLAITQALLAEGTRVVVNYHSSQQQAEQMAQQYPEQVFIYQADVTQTDQVRALFAAAKTHFGEAIHAVINNALIQFEFNGDARPKVETLTWDMLQRQFSGAVQAALNTTQAALDDMKQAGFGRIVNIGTNLVQNPVVPYHDYTTAKAALLAFTRTTAQDLGQYGINVNMLSGGLLQTTDASKATPDIVFDLIAQSTPLRRVITPEEFAAAILMFLSPYSRAVTGQNLIVDGGLVKG, from the coding sequence ATGCAGATTCGTGATCAGATTGTTCTTGTTACTGGTGGTGCACGTGGTTTGGGTTTAGCCATTACTCAGGCTTTACTGGCTGAGGGCACGCGCGTGGTCGTCAATTATCATAGCAGTCAGCAGCAAGCTGAACAGATGGCCCAGCAGTATCCTGAACAGGTATTTATTTATCAGGCAGATGTCACTCAAACTGATCAGGTCCGCGCTTTATTTGCCGCAGCTAAAACCCATTTCGGGGAAGCGATTCATGCTGTAATCAATAACGCACTGATTCAATTTGAATTTAATGGTGATGCACGCCCTAAAGTAGAAACGCTGACTTGGGATATGTTGCAACGGCAATTTAGCGGTGCAGTACAGGCTGCCTTAAATACTACACAAGCCGCACTGGATGATATGAAACAGGCAGGGTTTGGCCGGATCGTGAATATTGGTACAAACCTGGTGCAAAATCCGGTGGTTCCTTATCATGACTATACCACCGCCAAAGCTGCATTATTGGCCTTTACCCGCACCACGGCGCAGGACTTGGGACAATATGGCATCAATGTGAATATGCTCTCTGGTGGCCTGTTACAAACCACGGATGCCAGTAAGGCCACACCTGACATTGTCTTTGACCTGATTGCTCAATCGACGCCTTTACGCCGCGTAATTACACCAGAAGAATTTGCTGCTGCAATCCTGATGTTTTTGTCACCTTATTCACGTGCCGTCACAGGACAAAACCTGATTGTAGATGGCGGGCTGGTCAAAGGTTAA
- the rsmD gene encoding 16S rRNA (guanine(966)-N(2))-methyltransferase RsmD, which translates to MKNQLRIIGGDWKRRQLPFASIEGLRPTPDRVRETLFNWLMWDVQNAQVLDICAGSGALAFEALSRGAASVVMIEPDRTQAQFLTQNLELLKVTKARAQLKVATAQQALSTLQAQFDLVFLDPPYSLDLWEELALKADPLIKDNAYIYVEADRDLQLLKLPSSWRLIKNTKAGTVRAGLYQKSIS; encoded by the coding sequence ATGAAAAACCAGCTTCGAATTATTGGTGGTGACTGGAAACGCCGCCAACTGCCTTTTGCCAGCATTGAGGGTTTGCGCCCGACGCCTGACCGTGTTCGGGAAACACTGTTTAATTGGCTGATGTGGGATGTACAAAATGCCCAGGTGTTGGATATTTGTGCCGGTTCTGGGGCATTGGCGTTTGAGGCATTATCGCGTGGTGCTGCATCAGTGGTGATGATTGAGCCGGATCGTACTCAGGCACAATTTCTGACCCAAAATCTGGAACTTTTAAAAGTCACCAAAGCACGTGCACAATTAAAAGTGGCTACGGCGCAGCAAGCTTTGTCTACCCTTCAGGCACAGTTTGATCTGGTTTTTCTAGATCCGCCATATAGCTTGGATTTATGGGAAGAACTAGCGCTAAAGGCAGATCCTCTGATCAAGGACAATGCCTATATTTATGTAGAAGCAGATCGTGATTTACAATTACTTAAATTACCGTCCTCATGGCGTTTAATTAAAAACACCAAAGCCGGTACAGTTCGTGCGGGGCTTTATCAAAAAAGTATTTCTTGA
- the groES gene encoding co-chaperone GroES, whose product MSNIRPLHDRVVIRRVEEETKTAGGILLPGSAAEKPAQGEIIAVGNGQITDNGVRALDVKVGDKVLFGTYAGTTVKVNGEELLIMKESDILAVLEA is encoded by the coding sequence ATGAGCAACATTCGTCCATTACATGACCGCGTTGTTATTCGTCGTGTTGAAGAAGAAACTAAAACAGCTGGGGGCATTTTACTTCCAGGTTCGGCTGCTGAAAAACCTGCTCAAGGTGAAATCATTGCAGTTGGTAATGGTCAAATCACTGACAATGGCGTACGCGCGTTAGACGTAAAAGTTGGCGACAAAGTATTGTTCGGTACTTATGCAGGCACTACTGTAAAAGTAAACGGCGAAGAGCTTTTAATCATGAAAGAATCTGACATTTTAGCGGTATTAGAAGCTTAA
- a CDS encoding diacylglycerol/lipid kinase family protein, with amino-acid sequence MSNQSKPLSLIFNHKAGFRIQGPEGIYEQLIDIFSAQGYQTKAYEINDSQQFDKIMTEVLEQHLASSESGIIVAAGGDGTLNTVAKHVLNTQIPVGILPLGTFNYVARLLGIPLDLLEAAKVIATGQPQRMNVARINQEIYLNNASLGLYPLFINKREDYNRIFGRLPLHAYTSALDVLIRDRKELKLKIWVDHKKYPVKTPLIFFGNNPLQLADMKMRIAEAAEKGKVAGVVVSKSDKLTLFKLVYQLIRGKIDQASDVYSFAADQVRIESRAKKLMVAIDGEIVEMAPPLNISVLKDSLNVMVPHDPASV; translated from the coding sequence ATGTCTAATCAATCTAAACCCTTATCGCTAATTTTTAATCATAAAGCTGGTTTTCGCATACAGGGGCCAGAAGGCATTTATGAACAGCTGATCGATATATTTTCAGCACAGGGTTATCAAACTAAAGCTTATGAAATCAATGATTCACAGCAATTTGATAAAATTATGACTGAGGTGCTTGAACAGCATTTGGCATCTAGCGAGTCAGGAATTATCGTTGCAGCGGGCGGAGATGGCACTTTAAATACAGTCGCCAAACATGTGTTGAATACGCAAATTCCTGTCGGTATTTTGCCTTTAGGGACTTTTAACTATGTGGCCAGATTATTGGGGATTCCGCTGGATTTGCTTGAAGCGGCAAAAGTGATTGCGACAGGACAGCCACAACGTATGAATGTTGCTCGGATCAATCAGGAAATTTATCTGAATAATGCCAGTTTAGGTCTATATCCTTTATTTATTAACAAACGTGAAGACTATAATCGTATTTTTGGTCGCTTACCGCTACATGCCTATACCTCTGCACTGGATGTTCTGATTCGCGACCGTAAAGAATTAAAGCTAAAAATCTGGGTGGACCACAAGAAATATCCAGTGAAAACACCATTGATCTTTTTTGGCAATAATCCCTTGCAACTGGCGGATATGAAAATGCGCATTGCAGAAGCGGCTGAAAAAGGCAAAGTGGCGGGAGTTGTAGTTTCTAAAAGTGATAAGCTTACTTTATTTAAGCTAGTGTATCAGCTGATTCGTGGCAAGATTGACCAGGCATCGGATGTTTATAGTTTTGCAGCCGATCAAGTTCGAATCGAATCCCGAGCCAAGAAACTGATGGTAGCGATTGATGGGGAAATTGTGGAAATGGCCCCGCCACTCAATATTTCTGTATTAAAAGATAGCCTAAACGTAATGGTGCCACATGATCCTGCATCTGTCTGA
- a CDS encoding LuxR C-terminal-related transcriptional regulator, which yields MKLEQENNLIAKIYDAAVLPSLWLDVIKDIVSYTKSKSAIFTGLDQLNPGYDFVYTHNIPNESLAAYQDERIRVIDMKLHMPLWNAIEMGDALSHNCQHYAEQPGTDHYVFYEKCLKPGGVSYLAGVLLDRGNYRWAVLGIHRAPEVQPFEQPELDFLRRISIHLRRALQIHRQINLIQQDNLSLYTVLDSLKTGIVLLDQDLCLSYSNPVAQKMLDQSSCLDLDIHNRLKTNYAQQIRFDQLLESALLEDTTIQTEVGGVLALSDGAGSQFMLTVVPFKKLRNMQHLQSAQHQIALFMTDKNQHYSLSRAYLQQCYQLSKREFDLCELLINGYKIEDIAEQCGITLSSVRTYFKNIYEKTQCCSQIELMHLLIGCTIQFEHID from the coding sequence ATGAAATTAGAACAAGAAAATAATCTGATTGCAAAAATTTATGATGCTGCTGTATTGCCATCTTTATGGCTGGACGTGATCAAAGATATCGTGAGCTATACTAAGAGTAAGAGTGCAATTTTTACCGGTCTGGATCAGCTTAATCCAGGCTATGATTTTGTCTATACGCACAATATCCCGAATGAAAGTCTGGCTGCTTATCAAGATGAGCGTATCAGAGTGATTGATATGAAACTGCATATGCCCTTATGGAATGCGATCGAGATGGGCGATGCTTTAAGTCATAACTGTCAGCACTATGCAGAACAGCCGGGTACGGATCACTATGTGTTCTATGAGAAGTGTTTAAAGCCTGGCGGTGTATCTTATCTGGCGGGCGTATTGCTGGATCGGGGAAATTATCGTTGGGCAGTACTGGGTATTCATCGTGCACCTGAAGTACAGCCTTTTGAACAGCCTGAGCTGGATTTTTTAAGACGTATCAGTATCCATTTACGCCGGGCTTTGCAAATTCACCGGCAAATCAACTTGATTCAGCAAGATAATTTAAGCTTGTATACTGTATTGGATAGTTTAAAAACCGGAATTGTACTGCTCGATCAAGACCTGTGTTTAAGTTATTCCAATCCTGTTGCGCAAAAGATGCTTGATCAAAGTTCATGTCTGGATCTCGATATACATAACCGTCTAAAAACCAATTATGCTCAGCAGATACGTTTTGATCAGCTATTAGAAAGTGCTTTGCTGGAAGATACGACCATTCAGACTGAGGTGGGTGGAGTCTTGGCGTTGAGTGATGGGGCAGGCTCGCAATTTATGCTGACGGTGGTGCCATTTAAAAAATTAAGAAATATGCAGCATTTACAGTCTGCTCAGCATCAGATTGCCTTATTTATGACAGATAAAAATCAGCATTACTCCCTGTCAAGAGCTTACCTACAACAGTGTTACCAGCTTTCCAAACGAGAGTTTGATTTATGCGAGTTGTTAATTAATGGTTATAAAATAGAAGATATTGCAGAACAGTGTGGCATTACGTTGAGTTCGGTACGGACGTATTTTAAAAATATTTATGAAAAAACCCAATGTTGTTCGCAAATCGAACTGATGCATTTATTGATAGGCTGTACCATTCAATTTGAACATATTGATTAA
- a CDS encoding sulfite exporter TauE/SafE family protein, which translates to MTWLLFILGAMVAGFVQGLTGFAFALIAMSFWVWVLPPQLAAPLLVFASIWSHVISLSQEKKQLVLSRQLVLPYLIAGLIGVPLGTYLLQIIQADTFKMILGFFLVLWCPVMLFNPQFKTIQHSGKLTDSCIGFIGGILGGLGGFCGAIPSAWVMLKQLPKTQQRYILRHFNFAIQLFTLGTYVWQGLINQSHLPYMALLIVFVSIPAILGAKLFYKISELLFKRMILSLLFSAGCFLLASQFI; encoded by the coding sequence ATGACTTGGCTGTTATTTATTCTTGGTGCAATGGTCGCAGGTTTTGTCCAGGGGCTGACCGGCTTTGCCTTTGCCCTGATCGCCATGTCTTTCTGGGTCTGGGTGCTGCCTCCGCAACTGGCCGCGCCCTTGCTGGTATTTGCCTCGATCTGGAGTCATGTGATTTCACTCAGTCAGGAAAAAAAGCAGCTAGTTTTATCCAGGCAGTTGGTGCTGCCTTATCTGATTGCTGGTCTGATTGGCGTGCCGCTGGGTACTTATCTGTTGCAGATCATTCAAGCAGATACCTTTAAGATGATCTTGGGATTTTTTCTGGTACTGTGGTGTCCGGTGATGCTATTCAATCCGCAATTCAAAACAATTCAGCATTCAGGAAAATTGACTGATAGCTGCATCGGTTTTATTGGCGGAATTTTAGGAGGACTGGGCGGTTTTTGCGGTGCCATTCCTTCGGCCTGGGTGATGTTAAAACAATTACCCAAAACCCAGCAGCGCTATATTTTACGGCACTTTAATTTTGCAATTCAGCTTTTCACGCTGGGTACTTATGTATGGCAAGGCCTGATCAATCAAAGCCATTTACCCTATATGGCCTTGCTGATTGTTTTTGTGAGTATTCCGGCAATTTTAGGCGCAAAACTATTTTATAAAATTTCGGAATTACTGTTCAAACGCATGATCTTAAGTTTACTCTTTAGTGCAGGCTGTTTTCTATTAGCGTCCCAATTCATTTAA
- the groL gene encoding chaperonin GroEL (60 kDa chaperone family; promotes refolding of misfolded polypeptides especially under stressful conditions; forms two stacked rings of heptamers to form a barrel-shaped 14mer; ends can be capped by GroES; misfolded proteins enter the barrel where they are refolded when GroES binds): MSAKDVKFGDSARSKMIAGVNTLADAVKVTLGPKGRNVVIDRSFGAPHITKDGVTVAKEITLKDKFENMGAQLVREVSSKTNDIAGDGTTTATVLAQAILNEGIKSVTAGMNPMDLKRGIDIAVRSVVENIKATAKPASDSKAIEQVGSISANSDTTVGQLIAQAMEKVGKEGVITVEEGSGFEDSLDVVEGMQFDRGYISPYFANKQDTLTAELENPFILLVDKKISNIRELITVLEAVAKTGKPLLIISEDVEGEALATLVVNNMRGIIKVCAVKAPGFGDRRKAMLQDIAILTGGTVISEEIGMQLDQTTLDHLGTAHKVTVSKENTVIVDGAGNAGQIADRVQQIRAQIEESTSEYDKEKLQERVAKLAGGVAVIKIGAATEVAMKEKKDRVDDALHATRAAVEEGVVAGGGVALVRAASALEGVTGANDDQNVGINILRRAIEAPLRQIVSNAGDEPSVVINAVKNGEGNFGYNAATGEYGDMLEMGILDPAKVTRSALEHAASVAGLMLTTECMITEIPEDKPAMPDMGGMGGMGGMM; the protein is encoded by the coding sequence ATGTCAGCTAAAGACGTAAAATTTGGTGATTCAGCTCGTTCAAAAATGATTGCTGGTGTAAACACCCTTGCAGATGCTGTAAAAGTTACGCTTGGTCCTAAAGGCCGTAACGTTGTCATCGACCGTTCTTTTGGTGCACCGCACATCACTAAAGATGGTGTCACTGTTGCCAAAGAAATTACGCTGAAAGACAAGTTCGAGAACATGGGTGCTCAACTGGTTCGTGAAGTTTCTTCAAAAACCAATGACATCGCAGGTGATGGTACAACGACTGCAACTGTATTGGCACAAGCAATTTTGAATGAAGGCATCAAGTCAGTAACAGCGGGTATGAACCCAATGGACTTGAAACGCGGTATCGATATTGCGGTACGTTCTGTTGTTGAGAATATCAAGGCAACTGCAAAACCAGCATCAGACTCTAAAGCGATTGAGCAAGTAGGTTCGATTTCTGCTAACTCTGACACGACTGTAGGTCAGCTGATTGCGCAAGCAATGGAAAAAGTGGGCAAAGAAGGCGTAATCACGGTTGAAGAAGGTTCAGGCTTCGAAGATTCGCTTGACGTAGTTGAAGGTATGCAGTTTGACCGCGGTTATATTTCTCCGTACTTCGCGAACAAGCAAGATACTTTAACAGCTGAACTTGAAAATCCATTCATTCTTCTTGTTGATAAAAAAATCAGCAATATTCGTGAGTTGATTACAGTACTTGAAGCTGTTGCTAAAACTGGCAAACCGCTTTTAATCATTTCTGAAGATGTTGAAGGCGAAGCGCTTGCGACACTTGTTGTCAACAACATGCGCGGTATTATCAAAGTATGTGCGGTGAAAGCACCTGGTTTTGGTGATCGTCGTAAAGCTATGCTTCAAGACATCGCGATCTTGACTGGCGGTACTGTGATTTCTGAAGAAATCGGCATGCAGCTGGATCAAACGACGCTTGATCACTTGGGTACAGCACATAAAGTAACTGTATCTAAAGAAAATACTGTAATTGTAGATGGTGCTGGTAATGCTGGCCAAATCGCTGACCGTGTACAGCAAATCCGTGCACAGATCGAAGAATCTACTTCAGAATATGACAAAGAAAAACTTCAAGAGCGTGTAGCGAAACTTGCTGGCGGTGTTGCTGTCATCAAAATCGGTGCTGCAACTGAAGTTGCAATGAAAGAGAAAAAAGACCGTGTAGATGACGCGCTTCATGCGACTCGCGCTGCGGTTGAAGAAGGTGTCGTTGCGGGTGGTGGTGTTGCACTAGTACGTGCTGCATCTGCACTTGAAGGCGTAACAGGCGCGAATGATGACCAAAACGTAGGTATCAACATTCTTCGTCGTGCGATTGAAGCACCGCTTCGTCAAATCGTATCTAACGCAGGTGATGAGCCTTCTGTAGTGATCAACGCTGTGAAGAATGGCGAAGGTAACTTCGGTTATAACGCTGCAACTGGCGAATATGGCGATATGCTGGAAATGGGTATTCTTGACCCTGCTAAAGTAACGCGTTCTGCACTTGAGCACGCCGCTTCTGTTGCTGGCTTGATGCTGACCACTGAATGCATGATCACTGAAATCCCAGAAGACAAACCTGCAATGCCTGATATGGGTGGCATGGGTGGTATGGGCGGCATGATGTAA
- the mrdA gene encoding penicillin-binding protein 2 has product MKQHFPLKNAQQEKRIYRSRVLISMGIVIFFMLLLVSRYAYLQLFNFESFTTASDENRIRLQPLPPARGYIYDRNGVLLADNYPVFTATLSRADVQDIDQTLERLKPILELTEEDLERFQTRIKTARKTERVSIKLNLNENDIARFSEVKYQFPGVNIETQMTRYYPHGDLFAHVIGYVGRINDKELKAIDKDLYAGTNLIGKIGVEKSYEELLHGVPGNESVEADAFGNVLRHLGRKDPVRGNDLFLSLDYGLQVVASEQLAGRRGAIVAMNPKTGEILALVSSPSFNPNLFVTGISTKDYSFLRDNLDQPLYNRAVQGVYPPGSTIKPMFALGGLHHGLVDWDTTISDPGYFSLPGDSHRFRDHKKSGHGAVNMHKAQVVSCDTYFYVMSYRMGIEKMNTWMRQFGFGEKTGVDLPSESSGLYPNPEWKMRTRKAKWSRGETISVSIGQGAFTSTPLQLAMATAITANHGNKVIPHVLRESRGAKPFKVHNGTHGKIDFNGQEEDWIKMRDAMVDVIQSGTGRGIKSGLQYSIAGKTGTAQVKSIAQGKRYNESLLTDRQLDHGLFVGFAPAENPEIAIAVILENGRGGSAATALARPIFDYWLLHKDKNPVRPQGHQLSGGLMTAGIKPAELPSGAGMLSQDAASSAVPASDQPDNAAPTSANTAASPAATPAPTPVERD; this is encoded by the coding sequence ATGAAGCAGCACTTTCCTTTAAAAAATGCACAACAAGAAAAGCGCATCTATCGCAGTCGAGTCTTGATCTCCATGGGTATTGTCATTTTCTTTATGCTGCTGCTGGTCAGCCGCTATGCCTATTTGCAACTGTTCAACTTTGAAAGCTTTACTACAGCTTCTGATGAAAACCGGATTCGTCTGCAACCCCTCCCCCCAGCGCGCGGTTATATTTATGACCGAAACGGCGTTCTGCTGGCCGATAACTATCCGGTATTTACTGCCACTTTAAGTCGTGCCGACGTACAGGATATCGATCAAACGCTCGAACGCCTCAAACCGATTCTGGAACTGACCGAAGAAGACCTGGAACGCTTTCAAACCCGGATTAAAACAGCGCGTAAAACCGAACGGGTTTCAATCAAGCTCAATCTGAACGAAAATGATATTGCCCGTTTTAGTGAAGTTAAATATCAGTTTCCGGGCGTGAATATTGAAACCCAGATGACCCGCTACTATCCGCATGGCGATCTGTTCGCACATGTGATCGGTTATGTCGGTCGTATTAATGACAAAGAACTGAAAGCCATTGATAAGGATCTCTATGCCGGAACCAACCTGATTGGAAAGATCGGGGTGGAAAAATCCTATGAAGAGCTGCTGCATGGTGTGCCAGGAAATGAATCGGTAGAGGCCGATGCCTTTGGTAATGTGCTGCGTCATTTGGGCCGTAAAGATCCGGTACGTGGTAATGATCTGTTCCTGTCACTGGATTACGGCTTGCAGGTAGTCGCTTCGGAGCAACTGGCCGGGCGTCGTGGCGCGATTGTGGCGATGAATCCCAAAACCGGGGAAATTCTGGCGCTGGTCTCCAGTCCAAGTTTTAACCCTAACCTGTTTGTGACCGGGATCAGCACCAAAGATTATTCGTTCCTGCGTGATAACCTTGATCAACCTTTATATAACCGTGCCGTGCAAGGGGTTTATCCGCCTGGCTCTACTATTAAACCAATGTTTGCACTCGGTGGTCTGCATCATGGTTTGGTGGACTGGGATACCACTATTTCTGATCCGGGTTATTTCAGCCTGCCGGGAGACAGTCACCGTTTCCGTGACCATAAAAAATCCGGGCATGGCGCAGTGAATATGCATAAGGCCCAAGTCGTCTCCTGTGATACTTATTTCTATGTCATGTCCTACCGCATGGGTATTGAAAAAATGAATACCTGGATGCGTCAGTTTGGCTTTGGGGAAAAAACCGGCGTGGACTTACCAAGTGAAAGCTCAGGACTGTATCCAAACCCGGAATGGAAAATGCGTACCCGCAAGGCCAAATGGTCACGTGGTGAAACCATTTCTGTCAGTATTGGTCAGGGTGCTTTTACTTCAACGCCATTGCAGCTGGCTATGGCCACAGCCATTACCGCCAACCATGGCAATAAAGTCATTCCCCATGTTCTGCGCGAAAGTCGCGGTGCCAAACCGTTCAAGGTGCATAATGGCACGCATGGCAAGATCGATTTTAATGGTCAGGAAGAAGACTGGATCAAAATGCGTGATGCGATGGTGGACGTAATTCAATCCGGTACAGGCCGAGGCATCAAAAGCGGCTTACAATATTCTATTGCCGGAAAAACCGGTACGGCACAGGTAAAAAGTATTGCTCAGGGCAAGCGCTATAATGAATCCTTATTGACTGACCGTCAGCTGGATCATGGCCTGTTTGTCGGTTTTGCACCTGCTGAAAATCCTGAAATCGCGATTGCAGTTATTCTGGAAAATGGTCGCGGTGGTAGTGCCGCAACGGCTCTGGCCCGTCCAATTTTTGATTACTGGTTACTGCATAAAGATAAAAATCCGGTACGCCCACAAGGCCACCAATTAAGTGGTGGTCTGATGACGGCCGGAATCAAGCCAGCTGAATTGCCAAGTGGTGCAGGCATGTTGAGTCAGGATGCAGCATCTAGTGCCGTTCCAGCCAGTGACCAGCCCGACAATGCTGCTCCGACTTCTGCAAATACGGCTGCATCTCCCGCAGCAACACCTGCTCCGACACCGGTAGAGCGAGATTAA
- a CDS encoding 1-acyl-sn-glycerol-3-phosphate acyltransferase: MGWEIDNHWPLDLDQCVMIAAPHTSNWDALYARLALKALGVNVRLTIKDSYMKLPFGPFVRAMGGIGIDRRPKQPGEPRPSMVQVMTELFKTHPKLVMLVTPEATRAKQEQWKTGFYHVAINAGVPIALAYMDYEKKKTGVGKIVYPTGDYEKDMAEIMAFYAEIQPKFPECFSVDQRYYQN; encoded by the coding sequence ATGGGTTGGGAAATTGATAACCATTGGCCCCTAGATTTAGACCAATGTGTCATGATTGCTGCTCCTCATACCAGTAATTGGGATGCACTGTATGCGCGACTGGCCTTAAAAGCATTAGGTGTGAATGTTCGCTTAACCATTAAAGACAGTTATATGAAATTGCCATTTGGACCTTTTGTACGTGCTATGGGCGGTATCGGGATCGATCGCCGTCCTAAACAGCCGGGGGAGCCTCGTCCGAGTATGGTTCAGGTGATGACGGAATTATTCAAGACCCATCCTAAACTGGTGATGCTGGTCACGCCAGAAGCGACTCGTGCTAAACAGGAACAGTGGAAGACAGGTTTTTATCATGTCGCGATTAATGCAGGTGTGCCAATTGCATTGGCCTATATGGATTATGAGAAGAAGAAAACTGGTGTAGGTAAAATTGTTTATCCGACAGGGGATTATGAAAAAGACATGGCAGAAATCATGGCATTTTATGCAGAGATTCAGCCAAAATTCCCTGAATGCTTCAGCGTAGATCAGCGCTATTATCAGAATTAA